A region from the Silene latifolia isolate original U9 population chromosome 7, ASM4854445v1, whole genome shotgun sequence genome encodes:
- the LOC141590039 gene encoding uncharacterized protein LOC141590039, whose product MYYVNFLDYGAQFIHMEVRDLSTSYKFYVTMIYAFNDVTERKELWAKLIAFNSKFKGPWVICGDFNTVLVPSERLGGKSTFEEMDDFQQCVNECGVTDCSAIGSFFTWTNKQEPASRVFSRLDRLLVNDEWLKDNPLAYAHFYYEGVFDHTPCVVQVQNDLEKPRRAFKYYNMWSQALDFKDCVHQVWNQTIPGTPMFQVVKKLKALK is encoded by the coding sequence ATGTACTATGTTAATTTCCTAGACTATGGAGCTCAGTTTATTCACATGGAGGTAAGGGATCTGAGTACTAGCTATAAGTTCTATGTTACCATGATATATGCTTTTAATGATGTCACTGAGAGGAAAGAGCTTTGGGCAAAACTTATAGCTTTCAATAGCAAGTTTAAGGGTCCTTGGGTCATCTGTGGAGATTTCAATACTGTGTTGGTCCCTTCTGAAAGGTTGGGTGGTAAATCTACTTTTGAGGAAATGGATGATTTTCAGCAGTGTGTCAATGAGTGTGGAGTGACTGATTGTTCTGCAATTGGGTCGTTTTTCACATGGACTAACAAACAGGAGCCCGCCTCAAGGGTTTTCAGTAGACTTGATAGATTATTGGTCAATGATGAGTGGCTGAAAGACAATCCTCTTGCTTATGCTCATTTCTATTATGAGGGGGTCTTTGACCACACTCCTTGTGTTGTTCAAGTTCAGAATGATTTGGAGAAGCCTAGGAGGGCTTTTAAATACTATAATATGTGGAGTCAGGCTTTGGATTTTAAAGATTGTGTTCATCAGGTCTGGAACCAGACTATTCCTGGCACTCCTATGTTTCAGGTTGTCAAGAAATTAAAAGCTCTTAAATAG